CAGCGTAGGATCCTCCCTCTCAATCGGAGACTCCCGTCCCCTGGCTGAGGCCTTTAGTATCGACGGTGGTACTGAGAGTGCTCCGGGGACCCTCCGCAGACCGTCCAAGAAGGGGCCTCTCCGCCCTGGTGGCTCCCTGAAAAAGAAGCCTCTCCTCAGGCAGAGCTCTAACCCAGAGAGCCCCCAACCTCCATCCTCTGGTGTCACACCGGAGCTGAAAAAGAGCACCAGAGCAGCTAGTCCCCTATTGGGCCCCGAGGACCAGGAAGTAGGAGGAGCCACAACAGACTCTGGCCCTGCCTCGGCCACGCCCAGTCCAGGAGGCACGCTCCGCAGAACCAGGAAACCACGTGTGGAAAGCCCCGCCCCTCTCATTGAAGAGACCAATCACACTAGCCCAGAGACAGATAACCAACCAATCCCAACCCCTACTCCTGTTCCGACCCAGGCCATTTCCATACCACTCCGACAGGAGGATACCCCCATCCCAGTGCCGGAGGCCCCTCTCCCAGCCAGCGAGGGctcctctcccatcccccctAGTGGGGCCTACAAATGGGACCCAGACAACTTTGAGGACATCGACCCATTCAACACCGGCGGTAGTAAAGTCGCTAACTCTCCCCCGTTGGGAAGGAAAGGAGTCACTAACTCCCCCCCGTTGGGAAGGAAAGGAGTCAATGCGTCCATTGCTCACAAAACTGTCACCCCTGTGTCTACCCCCCCTCCTGTCTCTACTGAGGAACCAGCTCCTCCCTCTACCAGCCCCCCTATTCGCACCTCAGGGGCGGTCAGGCTGGAGTTTGACTATTCTGAGGAGACCCTCGAGGAGCCTCCTAAGGCCTCTCCACCTCCCAAGAAGCTGGGCAGGAAGCCAGGCTCCAAGGTTAGTCTGTCATAGGATTGAAAATGGTACCTTTCTTTAGTCTTGCTGATTTCAATGTGTCATCATTTTTTGGGGGCCTGATTATGGCGCAGATTTTTTTTCACGTGACTTGACGTGTTTTTGAAAAGCGCTTAAAATAGTACATGTTATTACAATTATTATTCCTAATAATTGTATATATGTCATTATTATTATGTTTATTATATATTTTCATAATAttaatcattattattattattattatcagatgCCTCTAAGGAAGCCCAGGATGGGCCTGAAGAAGGCTGTCCAGCCGCCATCGGAACCCCTAGACAACACCCCCGCCACCGTCCCCGGTGATGACATCCCTATCCATAAGGCTTCTTATAACTTTGACCCGGCCCAGTGGGACGACCCTAACTTCAACCCGTTCGGCTCTAACAGCGAGATCCCCGTCTCTCCCGAGCTGAACAAACCCTCCAATAGATTAGACTCTGACACCTTCGACGAGTCTGCTGCCTTCAAGTCCTCCTCCAATAGCATGGCTGCGTCTCCGCCCACGGCTGCCTCAGGCTCCGCCTCCTTTGAGGTGTCGGCCAATGACAATGAGGTTGATAATGATAACGATAACGTTGGTGAGCTGGAGGACCACAACCAGAACAAACCATCCAAAACGAAGAAGAAACCTATCAAATCGTAAGTTGGTTTTAAAATTGTTTTATATTTGTATGGTCTTTCCTGACCTTATtgaacagagagatagacagcatGAAAGGTAGAGTATCAAAGGGCAGTATTCAATCCTTTCCCGACACCGTAGGCATGTATGCCGGAGGCTGCGGCGTTACCGCTTGACCAGTCAGGCCACCAGATAGCTGTTCCAGTATCCAatatatgtgtgcgtgtgtgtgtgtgtgtgtgtgtgtgtgtgtgtgtgtgtgtgtgtgtgtgtgtgcgcgtgtgtgtgtgtcaggttggaGATAAAGATGTGAAAACACATGCAGATAATATGCTAAGACATAGtgagatatgtgtgtgtgcactctctctctctatcacacgcacacgcgcacacacacacacacacacacacacacacacacacacacacacacacacacacacacacacacacacacacacacacacacacacacacacacacacacacacacacacacacacacacacacacacacacatctcactctctcttatCATATTATCTGCCTGCGTGTGTTTTCACATCTTTATATTCAACCTGGGACTTACACACATAAGCCCTAACTCACTAACTTAACAAAGAATCAGGCTTGGGGTCAATACCATTTCAGCCCTAACACACTTTCTGAATTGACTCCAAACTCTGCAAGGCTTTAACATTAGTCTGCACCCTAGTCTATGCCAGCAATGTGAATCATGCCAGTAAAATACTTTTTGGGCCAGAAGCAAAAAAACTCTAACTCCTGATAGACACTGctgtagttctagttaacatacTGTTACTTAACTAAACTAGTTACATGAACATAATGTTCCCTAACTAAACTAGTTACATTAACATAATGTTCCCTCACTAAACTAGTTCTAGTTAACATACTGTTACTTAACTAAACTAGTTACATGAACATAATGTTCCCTAACTAAACTAGTTACATTAACATAATGTTCCCTCACTAAACTAGTTCTAGTTAACATACTGTTACTTAACTAAACTAGTTACATGAACATAATGTTCCCTAACTAAACTAGTTACATTAACATAATGTTCCCTCACTAAACTAGTTCTAGTTAACATAATGTTCCCTCACTAAACTAGTTCTAGTTAACATACTGTTACTTAACTAAACTAGTTACATGAACATAATGTTCCCTAACTAAACTAGTTACATTAACATAATGTTCCCTCACTAAACTAGTTCTAGTTAACATAATGTTCCCTCACTAAACTAGTTCTAGTTAACATACTGTTACTTAACTAAACTAGTTACATGAACATAATGTTCCCTAACTAAACTAGTTACATGAACATAATGTTCCCTAACTAAACTAGTTACATTAACATAATGTTCCCTCACTAAACTAGTTCTAGTTAACATACTGTTACTTAACTAAACTAGTTACATGAACATAATGTTCCCTAACTAAACTAGTTACATTAACATAATGTTCCCTCACTAAACTAGTTCTAGTTAACATAATGTTCCCTAACTAAATTAGTTACATTAACATGATGTTCCCTAACTAAACTAGTTATAGTTAACATAATGTTCCCTAACTAAACTAGTTCTAGTTAACATAATGTTCCCTAAATAAACTAGTTACATTAACATACTGTTCCGTAACTAAactagttctagttaacatcatGTTCCCTAACTAAACTAGTTACATTAACATAATGTTCCCTAACTAAACTAGTTACATTAACATAATGTTCCCTAACTAAACTAGTTCTAGTTAACATAATGTTCCCTAACTAAACTAGTTACATTAACATAATGTTCCCTAACTAAACTAGTTACATTAATATAATGTTCCCTAACTAAACTAGTTATATTAACATACTGTTCCGTAACTAAACTAGTTACATTAACATAATGTTCCCTAACTAAACTAGTTCTAGTTATCATAATGTTCCCTAACTAAACTGGTGATGTTAAGTCACATTGTAGAAATGTATTTTCATTTTAATCCAACAACATATGAGCATTCATCTTTTTCAGGTTTGATGCAGTCTTGCTACAGACAGATGTTGCTGAAAGTCTTTTTCTAAATTCCCCAATGTAATGACATGTATCTGAAGCTGAACGTAAACAACTATATAAGGGGAGAGATTAATAATTGAAAACGTACCTTTCCCGGCAAGTTGTTATTAAGATATATAATGTATTGATTAAGTATTGATTGATTAAGTCTCTGCCAGGGATGTTGTGTTCAGTGACTCCTGATCAtcttgtctctctcttcttcccgtTCCAGTAACACTTTCAGAGTCAAGAGGTCCCCAAAGAGGTCGGCCATGTCTGATCCATCATCACAAGTGAGTCAGTCCTCTCTCACATACACTCAtgtgtgcacgcacgcacgcacgcacgcacgcacgcacgcacgcacgcacgcacgcacgcacgcacgcacacacacacacacacacacacacacacacacacacacacacacacacacttcctcacttcctcacctcctcacctcctcactTCCTCACCTCCACACCTCCTCATTTCCTCATTTCCTCACCTCCACACCTCCTCACTTCctcacctcctcacctcctccttcctctgctcCTCACTTCCTCACTTCctcacctcctcacctcctcactTCCTCACTTCCTCACCTCCTCACTTCCTCACTTCCTCATCTCCTCACTTCCTCACTTCCTCACCTCCTCACTTCCTCACCTCCTCACTTCCTCACTTCCTCACCTCCTCACTTCctcacctcctcacctcctcactTCCTCACCTCCACACTTCCTCACTTCCTCACCTCCACACCTCCTCACTTCCTCACCACACCTCCTCACTTCCTCACTTCCTCACCTCCACACCTCCTCACTTCCTCACCTCCACACCTCCTCACTTCCTCACCTCCacacctcctcacctcctccttcctctgctcCAGGAGCCCACCCCAGTAGATGAAGTCCAGCCTCCTATCCCCCCGCTACAGGACGACCACGCCACAGACGAGGAGAAGCTGGCCTCTTCCTCCAATCACAAAGAGAAGCTTGCTTCCTCAGCCAATCACAAGTGGGCATCCATGGAGGCGGAGCTAACCTCTGACCCCCAGGAGGACTTCCCGCAGCCATCTGACCTCACAGCCTTCGTCAATGAGAACAATCgaggtgagtgtgtttgtgtgtgtgtgtgtgtgtgtgtgtttaaaaataaacattatattaaataGTCATCATTGGACAATTTCAGGTCAAAAGTTAATGTCTCCATGTACAGGATGATATGTCATCCATACGTGTGCTCCCCCATGTATTGATTTCTAATTGGCAGCGAGCCCATGCAGCGAGCCCATGCAGCTAGCTATCCAGCCCTTTACTAAACCCTGACCCCTAGAAGGGTAGAGGAGAGCCACACTACCCAGAGGCTGTGTCTGCGTGACTGTGTTTAAACTGGGTCATGCTGTtgaacagatagacagacagactgtcccaccagtccagtccagtccagtccagagtATCTGATGTTCTCCCTCCTCTTtcatttttctctcctctccctcctctcttctctctttctgtctctaaccatctctcttctccctcctctcttctctctttctgtctctcgtaCTTGTGTCTCTAAATCTGTCTGTTCTATTGTCTCCCTCAGTGCCAGACTATGAGATCGAGTACATGGAGAAGATCGGACCCCCTTCGCCGGTGAGTATATATCCACAGTCTGTGCTGTCAGTCAGATAAGAAGGGGTAAGAAGATAGAACTGAAACCAGCTCACATTATGATCCTGATCTATGAAGATTTAATACTGCTAAATTAGGTCTATATCTTTGCTCGTGAAACTGACTGTCCTTGAGACTGACTGTCCTTGATACTGGGACTGACTGTCCTTGAGACTTACTGTCCTTGAGACTGCGACGGCCTGTCCTTGATACTGAGACTGTCCTTGATACTGAGACTGACTGTCCTTGCGACTGACTGTCCTTGATACTGAGGCTGACTGTCCTTGAGACTGCGACTGACTGTCATTGAGGCTGAGACTGACTGCCCTTGATACTGAGACTGACTGTCCTTGAGACTGCGACTGACTGTCATTGAGGCTGAGACTGACTGCCTATACTGAGGCTGACTGTCCTTGAGACTGCGACTGACTGTCATTGAGGCTGAGACTGACTGCCCTTGATACTGAGACTGACTGTCCTTGAGACTGAGACTGACTGTCATTGAGGCTGAGACTGACTGCCTATACTGAGGCTGACTGTCCTTGAGACTGCGACTGACTGTCATTGAGGCTGAGACTGACTGCCCTTGATACTGAGACTGACTGTCCTTGAGACTGACTGTCCTTGAGGCTGACTTTAGTTTCTTCTGATCATCAAAGAAAATGTTGCATGCTGTCTTGCTGtatgtttatctctctgtctctctctctctctctctctctctatatatatatatatatatatatagactctGTTTGTGAAGAAACCTTCTACTCTCTACCTGAAGCTGGACTCTGTGACAGACAGCCTGACCAAGCCTAACCATGGATCAGAACTCAACTCTCCCTGCACAGGGTACAACACACTGgggtacacgcacgcacgcacacacacacacacacacacacacacctttctctGAGtcaacacacacgcgcacgcgcacacacacctaaacacaccGTCTAGTCACATATAGTCATCAACATGAGCAGTAATAATTATAACAAATAGGACAAAatccattcactctctctctcatatgcaCACAGATTGAGTTTCCAGTCCATTTCTCTGAGTCAAAGAGGTgcaggggggctgccttaatcaacatccacggcgcccggggaacagtgggttaactgccttgctcagcgcccggggaacagtgggttaactgccttgctcagcgcccggggaacagtgggttaactgccttgctcagcgcccggggaacagtgggttaactgccttatccagggcccggggaacagtgggttaactgccttgctcagcgcccggggaacagtgggttaacttccttgtccaggggcagaacaacagatttttaccttgtcagctcagggattcaatccagcaacctttcggttactggctcaacgctctaaccactaggctacctgccgtccctcacTACCGCTTTCAGTTGTTATTGTACT
This genomic stretch from Salvelinus namaycush isolate Seneca chromosome 4, SaNama_1.0, whole genome shotgun sequence harbors:
- the LOC120046061 gene encoding transforming acidic coiled-coil-containing protein 2-like isoform X1: MVWGALSPLRWARWGWDTLYRDTSPGDGDSPTNPALGMLQRLSWGSQHHAMILARQRSSDSDGAFETPESTTPVKSPAGETDHPTQLLTSEDTGLGCDSEADGEPGSEAKGHHGSSLSIVFDEDKPIAASGAYNLDQLIAAAAAAAEAQSRSTLTRSLSLQAGELDGSGPLDSVGSSLSIGDSRPLAEAFSIDGGTESAPGTLRRPSKKGPLRPGGSLKKKPLLRQSSNPESPQPPSSGVTPELKKSTRAASPLLGPEDQEVGGATTDSGPASATPSPGGTLRRTRKPRVESPAPLIEETNHTSPETDNQPIPTPTPVPTQAISIPLRQEDTPIPVPEAPLPASEGSSPIPPSGAYKWDPDNFEDIDPFNTGGSKVANSPPLGRKGVTNSPPLGRKGVNASIAHKTVTPVSTPPPVSTEEPAPPSTSPPIRTSGAVRLEFDYSEETLEEPPKASPPPKKLGRKPGSKMPLRKPRMGLKKAVQPPSEPLDNTPATVPGDDIPIHKASYNFDPAQWDDPNFNPFGSNSEIPVSPELNKPSNRLDSDTFDESAAFKSSSNSMAASPPTAASGSASFEVSANDNEVDNDNDNVGELEDHNQNKPSKTKKKPIKSNTFRVKRSPKRSAMSDPSSQEPTPVDEVQPPIPPLQDDHATDEEKLASSSNHKEKLASSANHKWASMEAELTSDPQEDFPQPSDLTAFVNENNRVPDYEIEYMEKIGPPSPTLFVKKPSTLYLKLDSVTDSLTKPNHGSELNSPCTGYNTLGSFEEIEAQITAQMKTPVLGSRPGPEGSRPGPEGSTGEKEKTRKRESQSLSRTQSTDMDHGAKPSQGSMEVQGPAPGPSPDAPFLARLSECPDPLAYLEAVETDLAETNPTAFALKLQQRDREVTSSVMSSTLDRDSADIKSSLYTRTAGYGEEESPYPPKDMEHSLGIAREEIVSKEKEVLEWQRKYEDSRQEVLEMRRIVAEYEKTIAQMIDDEQKDKSLSHHTIQQLIIEKDQALSDLNSVEKSLAELFRRYEKLKDVLEGYRKNEEVLKKCAQEYLSRVRKEEQRYQALKIHAEEKLDKANADIAQVRMKSRQETAAYQASLRKETMKVDSLERTLEQKNKEIEELTKICDELIAKMGKS
- the LOC120046061 gene encoding transforming acidic coiled-coil-containing protein 2-like isoform X4, whose product is MVWGALSPLRWARWGWDTLYRDTSPGDGDSPTNPALGMLQRLSWGSQHHAMILARQRSSDSDGAFETPESTTPVKSPAGETDHPTQLLTSEDTGLGCDSEADGEPGSEAKGHHGSSLSIVFDEDKPIAASGAYNLDQLIAAAAAAAEAQSRSTLTRSLSLQAGELDGSGPLDSVGSSLSIGDSRPLAEAFSIDGGTESAPGTLRRPSKKGPLRPGGSLKKKPLLRQSSNPESPQPPSSGVTPELKKSTRAASPLLGPEDQEVGGATTDSGPASATPSPGGTLRRTRKPRVESPAPLIEETNHTSPETDNQPIPTPTPVPTQAISIPLRQEDTPIPVPEAPLPASEGSSPIPPSGAYKWDPDNFEDIDPFNTGGSKVANSPPLGRKGVTNSPPLGRKGVNASIAHKTVTPVSTPPPVSTEEPAPPSTSPPIRTSGAVRLEFDYSEETLEEPPKASPPPKKLGRKPGSKMPLRKPRMGLKKAVQPPSEPLDNTPATVPGDDIPIHKASYNFDPAQWDDPNFNPFGSNSEIPVSPELNKPSNRLDSDTFDESAAFKSSSNSMAASPPTAASGSASFEVSANDNEVDNDNDNVGELEDHNQNKPSKTKKKPIKSNTFRVKRSPKRSAMSDPSSQEPTPVDEVQPPIPPLQDDHATDEEKLASSSNHKEKLASSANHKWASMEAELTSDPQEDFPQPSDLTAFVNENNRVPDYEIEYMEKIGPPSPTLFVKKPSTLYLKLDSVTDSLTKPNHGSELNSPCTGYNTLGSFEEIEAQITAQMKTPVLGSRPGPEGSRPGPEGSTGEKEKTRKRESQSLSRTQSTDMDHGAQRDREVTSSVMSSTLDRDSADIKSSLYTRTAGYGEEESPYPPKDMEHSLGIAREEIVSKEKEVLEWQRKYEDSRQEVLEMRRIVAEYEKTIAQMIDDEQKDKSLSHHTIQQLIIEKDQALSDLNSVEKSLAELFRRYEKLKDVLEGYRKNEEVLKKCAQEYLSRVRKEEQRYQALKIHAEEKLDKANADIAQVRMKSRQETAAYQASLRKETMKVDSLERTLEQKNKEIEELTKICDELIAKMGKS
- the LOC120046061 gene encoding transforming acidic coiled-coil-containing protein 2-like isoform X2; this encodes MVWGALSPLRWARWGWDTLYRDTSPGDGDSPTNPALGMLQRLSWGSQHHAMILARQRSSDSDGAFETPESTTPVKSPAGETDHPTQLLTSEDTGLGCDSEADGEPGSEAKGHHGSSLSIVFDEDKPIAASGAYNLDQLIAAAAAAAEAQSRSTLTRSLSLQAGELDGSGPLDSVGSSLSIGDSRPLAEAFSIDGGTESAPGTLRRPSKKGPLRPGGSLKKKPLLRQSSNPESPQPPSSGVTPELKKSTRAASPLLGPEDQEVGGATTDSGPASATPSPGGTLRRTRKPRVESPAPLIEETNHTSPETDNQPIPTPTPVPTQAISIPLRQEDTPIPVPEAPLPASEGSSPIPPSGAYKWDPDNFEDIDPFNTGGSKVANSPPLGRKGVTNSPPLGRKGVNASIAHKTVTPVSTPPPVSTEEPAPPSTSPPIRTSGAVRLEFDYSEETLEEPPKASPPPKKLGRKPGSKMPLRKPRMGLKKAVQPPSEPLDNTPATVPGDDIPIHKASYNFDPAQWDDPNFNPFGSNSEIPVSPELNKPSNRLDSDTFDESAAFKSSSNSMAASPPTAASGSASFEVSANDNEVDNDNDNVGELEDHNQNKPSKTKKKPIKSNTFRVKRSPKRSAMSDPSSQEPTPVDEVQPPIPPLQDDHATDEEKLASSSNHKEKLASSANHKWASMEAELTSDPQEDFPQPSDLTAFVNENNRVPDYEIEYMEKIGPPSPTLFVKKPSTLYLKLDSVTDSLTKPNHGSELNSPCTGSFEEIEAQITAQMKTPVLGSRPGPEGSRPGPEGSTGEKEKTRKRESQSLSRTQSTDMDHGAKPSQGSMEVQGPAPGPSPDAPFLARLSECPDPLAYLEAVETDLAETNPTAFALKLQQRDREVTSSVMSSTLDRDSADIKSSLYTRTAGYGEEESPYPPKDMEHSLGIAREEIVSKEKEVLEWQRKYEDSRQEVLEMRRIVAEYEKTIAQMIDDEQKDKSLSHHTIQQLIIEKDQALSDLNSVEKSLAELFRRYEKLKDVLEGYRKNEEVLKKCAQEYLSRVRKEEQRYQALKIHAEEKLDKANADIAQVRMKSRQETAAYQASLRKETMKVDSLERTLEQKNKEIEELTKICDELIAKMGKS
- the LOC120046061 gene encoding transforming acidic coiled-coil-containing protein 2-like isoform X3 gives rise to the protein MGAEQSLEDGQAPSLTKEHTETMSSDSDGAFETPESTTPVKSPAGETDHPTQLLTSEDTGLGCDSEADGEPGSEAKGHHGSSLSIVFDEDKPIAASGAYNLDQLIAAAAAAAEAQSRSTLTRSLSLQAGELDGSGPLDSVGSSLSIGDSRPLAEAFSIDGGTESAPGTLRRPSKKGPLRPGGSLKKKPLLRQSSNPESPQPPSSGVTPELKKSTRAASPLLGPEDQEVGGATTDSGPASATPSPGGTLRRTRKPRVESPAPLIEETNHTSPETDNQPIPTPTPVPTQAISIPLRQEDTPIPVPEAPLPASEGSSPIPPSGAYKWDPDNFEDIDPFNTGGSKVANSPPLGRKGVTNSPPLGRKGVNASIAHKTVTPVSTPPPVSTEEPAPPSTSPPIRTSGAVRLEFDYSEETLEEPPKASPPPKKLGRKPGSKMPLRKPRMGLKKAVQPPSEPLDNTPATVPGDDIPIHKASYNFDPAQWDDPNFNPFGSNSEIPVSPELNKPSNRLDSDTFDESAAFKSSSNSMAASPPTAASGSASFEVSANDNEVDNDNDNVGELEDHNQNKPSKTKKKPIKSNTFRVKRSPKRSAMSDPSSQEPTPVDEVQPPIPPLQDDHATDEEKLASSSNHKEKLASSANHKWASMEAELTSDPQEDFPQPSDLTAFVNENNRVPDYEIEYMEKIGPPSPTLFVKKPSTLYLKLDSVTDSLTKPNHGSELNSPCTGYNTLGSFEEIEAQITAQMKTPVLGSRPGPEGSRPGPEGSTGEKEKTRKRESQSLSRTQSTDMDHGAKPSQGSMEVQGPAPGPSPDAPFLARLSECPDPLAYLEAVETDLAETNPTAFALKLQQRDREVTSSVMSSTLDRDSADIKSSLYTRTAGYGEEESPYPPKDMEHSLGIAREEIVSKEKEVLEWQRKYEDSRQEVLEMRRIVAEYEKTIAQMIDDEQKDKSLSHHTIQQLIIEKDQALSDLNSVEKSLAELFRRYEKLKDVLEGYRKNEEVLKKCAQEYLSRVRKEEQRYQALKIHAEEKLDKANADIAQVRMKSRQETAAYQASLRKETMKVDSLERTLEQKNKEIEELTKICDELIAKMGKS